In the Aneurinibacillus soli genome, one interval contains:
- a CDS encoding InlB B-repeat-containing protein: MVKRKSSFKGMIWLSLLCMVMTLALPVQLVFYPKPAYAATTPNSENFNTIPTDSATTSPRIIGDWTFSMVSTAGGTPRTQIKQVSPNTTNDLLFTGTVGAAANEYACVQSNTGGAFKLLSFQVIERNGTADQYKVVGYLGGKPVAGAEKSFNPISGSFFSVDVSSDSAWQNIDEFRIYAKTTIKLEIDDLIVTDPNAAMPSIGTQPADKTVNVEDSTSLSVAASVSDGGTLSYQWYSNNTNSNSGGTAITGATNATYAPLTGTAGTTYYYVVVTNTNNSVAGTKTATVTSSVAKVTVNSNTATYTVTYNGNGSTGGSVPTDVGSYASGDTVTVKGNTESLVKSGYTFAGWNTASNGSGTSYALGDTFLIGSTNVTLYAKWTTNQPLVSVTVGSSSGAKGTIVEIPISIDTPSLGIDNYLFTLDYDIAKLQFIEAVDKRNSKNFWGEDESLGIFDNYTTPITTAGELFVVKFKVLSDEEVIPVNIDVSNSVIKDANQIPFTTTFTNGKVTPTHTVAFNSNGGSTVTSQTVAHGNQASKPTDPTKAGNTFGGWYSDAGLTNAFNFSTTITGDTTLYGKWTANSYTVTFNSNGGSAVTNQTVVHGGTASEPTAPTKVGYTFGGWYSDAGLTNAFNFSTTITGDTTLYAKWTSNNYTVTFNSNGGSTVTSQTVAHGNQASKPTDPTKAGNTFGGWYSDAGLTNAFNFSTTITEDTTLYAKWTANDYTVTFSSNGGSTVTSQTVAHGNQASEPSAPTKAGNTFGGWYSDAGLTNAFSFSTTITGDTTLYAKWTANDYTVTFSSNGGSTVTSQTVAHGNQASKPTDPTKAGNTFGGWYSDAGLTNAFNFSTTITGDTTLYAKWTSNDYTVTFNSNGGSAVTSQTVAHGNQASKPTDPTKAGNTFGGWYSDAGLTNAFNFSTTITGDTTLYAKWTSNDYTVTFNSNGGSAVTSQTVAHGNQASKPTDPTKAGNTFGGWYSDAGLTNAFNFSTTITGDTTLYAKWTANSYTVTFNSNGGSAVTNQTVVHEGTASEPTAPTKTGYTFGGWYSDAGLTNAFNFSTTITEDTTLYGKWTANSYTVMFNSNGGSAVTSQTVAHGNQASKPTDPTKAGYTFGGWYSDAGLTNAFSFSTTITGDTTLYAKWTSNDYTVTFNSNGGSTVANQTVAHGGTASEPTAPTKAGNTFGGWYSDAGLTNAFAFTTVITENTTLYAKWTTSITAVTSIVLDKPSLNLKVGGATGTLMATVLPADATNKQVTWSSSNESVATVDANGVVTPKAAGTTTITVKTVDGNKTATCLVTVQPASSGGSGGSSTPAQPSTPSTPSAPTTGVEVLVNGKVENAGIATASKVNDQTVTTIAVDPKKLDAKLEAEGQHAVITIPVKTNSDILVGELTGQMVKNMEQKQAVVEIKTEKASYTLPAQQINIDAVSEQIGKSVNLQDIKVKIEISKPTAETAKIVENSAAKGEFTIVAPPVNFTVKGTYGDKTINVSKFNAYVERTIAIPDGIDPNKITTGVVVDPDGTARHVPTKIVVIDGKYFAKINSLTNSTYSVVWHPLEFKDVEKHWAKNAVNDMGSRMVISGVGHDLFNPDQDITRAEFAAIMVRGLGIKQEDGVAPFADVKAADWYSGAVQTAYKYNLIRGFTDGTFRPNDKITREQAMAIIAKAMKITDLQAKLQPKEAGELLLPFIDAKQASEWAKEGVADCVQSGLVSGRNGQQLAPKEFISRAEVAAIVQRLLQKSELI, encoded by the coding sequence ATGGTAAAAAGAAAGTCATCCTTTAAAGGGATGATATGGTTGTCCTTGCTTTGCATGGTGATGACTCTTGCATTACCAGTACAATTGGTGTTTTACCCGAAACCGGCTTACGCGGCAACGACACCTAATAGTGAGAATTTTAATACTATACCGACTGATTCAGCAACTACATCACCGCGGATCATAGGTGATTGGACGTTTAGCATGGTTAGTACTGCAGGGGGGACGCCTAGGACCCAAATTAAACAGGTAAGTCCTAACACGACGAATGACTTGTTATTCACGGGGACCGTGGGAGCTGCTGCGAATGAGTATGCTTGTGTTCAATCAAACACAGGAGGAGCTTTCAAACTTCTTTCTTTTCAAGTCATCGAGCGGAATGGTACTGCGGATCAATATAAAGTCGTAGGGTATCTTGGGGGGAAACCTGTAGCAGGGGCTGAAAAATCATTCAATCCCATATCTGGTAGTTTTTTCTCGGTCGATGTATCGAGTGATTCCGCTTGGCAAAATATTGATGAGTTTCGAATTTATGCGAAGACCACAATTAAGCTAGAAATTGATGATCTTATTGTCACCGATCCAAATGCGGCAATGCCAAGCATTGGTACGCAGCCAGCGGACAAAACAGTGAACGTGGAAGATTCCACGTCTCTGAGTGTTGCGGCAAGTGTGAGTGACGGAGGGACGTTGAGCTATCAGTGGTACAGCAACAATACAAACAGCAACAGTGGAGGCACAGCCATTACCGGAGCGACGAACGCAACGTATGCACCACTGACGGGCACAGCGGGAACGACGTACTACTATGTAGTAGTGACAAACACGAACAATAGTGTAGCGGGAACTAAAACAGCAACGGTCACGAGTAGCGTGGCGAAGGTAACGGTGAACTCGAACACAGCCACGTACACGGTGACGTATAACGGCAACGGAAGTACGGGAGGAAGCGTGCCAACGGATGTCGGTAGCTATGCGTCCGGGGACACGGTAACCGTAAAAGGAAACACGGAGAGTCTGGTGAAGTCGGGGTACACGTTTGCAGGCTGGAATACAGCATCAAATGGAAGTGGAACAAGTTATGCATTAGGCGATACGTTCCTAATAGGAAGTACGAATGTAACGCTATATGCGAAGTGGACGACGAATCAGCCATTAGTTTCAGTGACTGTTGGAAGTAGCTCGGGTGCTAAAGGAACGATTGTTGAAATTCCCATTTCGATTGATACACCATCATTAGGAATTGATAATTATCTCTTCACGCTAGACTATGATATTGCTAAGCTACAATTCATAGAAGCGGTTGATAAACGGAATAGTAAAAATTTTTGGGGAGAGGATGAAAGTTTAGGTATATTTGATAATTACACAACGCCGATTACAACAGCAGGAGAATTATTTGTAGTCAAATTTAAGGTGTTATCCGACGAAGAGGTCATTCCAGTTAATATCGATGTGTCGAATTCCGTTATAAAGGATGCTAACCAAATTCCTTTCACAACTACCTTTACGAATGGGAAAGTAACGCCTACTCATACAGTAGCATTCAACAGTAACGGAGGAAGTACGGTAACGAGCCAGACGGTAGCGCATGGCAACCAAGCAAGTAAGCCGACAGATCCGACGAAAGCCGGGAATACGTTTGGCGGATGGTACAGCGACGCGGGATTGACGAATGCGTTCAACTTTAGTACCACGATTACGGGAGATACGACGTTGTATGGGAAGTGGACGGCGAATAGCTATACGGTGACATTCAACAGCAACGGAGGAAGTGCGGTAACGAACCAGACAGTGGTGCATGGAGGAACAGCGAGTGAGCCGACAGCGCCGACGAAAGTGGGGTATACGTTTGGCGGCTGGTACAGTGACGCGGGACTGACGAATGCGTTCAACTTTAGTACCACGATTACGGGAGATACGACGTTGTATGCGAAATGGACATCGAATAACTATACGGTGACATTCAACAGCAACGGAGGAAGTACGGTAACGAGCCAGACGGTGGCGCATGGCAACCAAGCAAGTAAGCCGACAGACCCGACGAAAGCGGGAAATACGTTTGGCGGATGGTACAGCGACGCGGGATTGACGAACGCGTTCAACTTTAGTACCACGATTACAGAAGATACAACGTTGTATGCGAAGTGGACGGCGAATGACTACACGGTGACATTCAGCAGCAACGGAGGAAGTACGGTAACGAGCCAGACGGTGGCGCATGGCAACCAAGCAAGTGAGCCGAGTGCGCCGACGAAAGCGGGAAATACGTTTGGCGGATGGTACAGCGACGCGGGATTGACGAACGCGTTCAGCTTTAGTACCACGATTACGGGAGATACGACGTTGTATGCGAAGTGGACGGCGAATGACTACACGGTGACATTCAGCAGCAACGGAGGAAGTACGGTAACGAGCCAGACGGTGGCGCATGGCAACCAAGCAAGTAAGCCGACAGACCCGACGAAAGCGGGAAATACGTTTGGCGGATGGTACAGCGACGCGGGATTGACGAATGCGTTCAACTTTAGTACCACGATTACGGGAGATACGACGTTGTATGCGAAGTGGACATCGAATGACTACACGGTGACATTCAATAGCAACGGAGGCAGCGCGGTAACGAGCCAGACGGTAGCGCATGGCAACCAAGCAAGTAAGCCAACAGATCCGACGAAAGCGGGGAATACGTTTGGCGGATGGTACAGCGACGCGGGATTGACGAACGCGTTCAACTTTAGTACCACGATTACGGGAGATACGACGTTGTATGCGAAGTGGACATCGAATGACTACACGGTGACATTCAATAGCAACGGAGGAAGCGCGGTAACGAGCCAGACGGTAGCGCATGGCAACCAAGCAAGTAAGCCGACAGACCCGACAAAAGCGGGGAATACGTTTGGCGGATGGTACAGCGACGCGGGATTGACGAACGCGTTCAACTTTAGTACCACGATTACGGGAGATACGACGTTGTATGCGAAGTGGACGGCGAATAGCTATACGGTCACGTTTAACAGCAACGGAGGAAGTGCGGTAACGAACCAGACAGTGGTGCATGAAGGAACAGCGAGTGAGCCGACAGCGCCGACAAAAACGGGGTATACGTTTGGCGGCTGGTACAGTGACGCGGGCTTGACGAATGCGTTCAACTTTAGTACGACAATTACGGAAGATACGACGTTGTATGGGAAGTGGACGGCGAATAGCTATACGGTCATGTTTAACAGCAACGGAGGCAGCGCGGTAACGAGCCAGACGGTAGCGCATGGCAACCAAGCAAGTAAGCCGACAGACCCGACGAAAGCGGGGTATACGTTTGGCGGGTGGTACAGTGACGCAGGATTGACGAATGCGTTCAGCTTTAGTACCACGATTACGGGAGATACGACGTTGTATGCGAAGTGGACATCGAATGACTATACGGTGACATTCAACAGCAACGGGGGAAGTACGGTAGCGAACCAGACGGTGGCACATGGAGGAACAGCGAGTGAGCCGACAGCGCCAACGAAAGCGGGGAATACGTTTGGCGGTTGGTACAGTGACGCGGGGTTGACGAATGCGTTTGCGTTTACGACTGTGATTACGGAAAATACGACGTTGTATGCGAAGTGGACCACGAGTATTACTGCAGTTACGAGTATTGTACTTGATAAACCTAGTCTCAATTTAAAAGTTGGTGGGGCAACAGGTACATTAATGGCGACTGTACTTCCAGCAGATGCGACAAACAAGCAGGTCACATGGTCATCAAGCAATGAATCAGTTGCGACAGTAGATGCAAATGGAGTGGTAACACCAAAGGCGGCGGGAACGACTACGATTACCGTCAAAACAGTAGACGGCAACAAAACGGCAACGTGCCTAGTGACAGTACAGCCGGCATCTTCTGGTGGTAGTGGCGGAAGCAGTACACCTGCACAGCCTTCCACCCCAAGTACTCCGAGTGCACCTACCACCGGGGTTGAGGTTCTTGTCAACGGGAAAGTTGAAAATGCGGGAATCGCCACAGCATCCAAAGTGAATGACCAGACCGTAACAACGATTGCGGTTGATCCGAAAAAGCTGGATGCTAAGTTGGAAGCGGAAGGTCAGCATGCGGTCATCACGATTCCGGTGAAGACGAACTCCGACATTCTCGTTGGAGAATTGACCGGCCAGATGGTCAAAAACATGGAACAAAAGCAGGCGGTTGTGGAAATCAAAACCGAGAAGGCATCGTATACGCTACCTGCCCAGCAGATCAACATTGACGCCGTATCCGAGCAAATCGGCAAGAGTGTGAACCTGCAAGACATTAAAGTAAAGATCGAGATTTCCAAACCGACAGCGGAAACGGCGAAGATCGTGGAAAACTCCGCAGCAAAAGGTGAGTTTACGATCGTAGCCCCACCTGTCAATTTCACGGTAAAAGGAACATATGGGGATAAAACAATTAATGTCTCCAAGTTCAATGCGTACGTAGAAAGAACCATTGCCATTCCGGATGGGATAGACCCGAACAAAATCACAACAGGCGTCGTTGTTGACCCGGATGGAACCGCTCGTCATGTACCGACTAAGATCGTTGTCATTGATGGTAAGTATTTTGCCAAAATCAATAGTTTGACAAACAGTACGTATTCGGTTGTCTGGCATCCTCTCGAGTTTAAAGATGTCGAGAAACACTGGGCGAAGAATGCGGTGAATGACATGGGTTCACGGATGGTGATCAGCGGCGTCGGTCATGATCTCTTCAATCCGGACCAGGATATTACGCGTGCAGAGTTTGCGGCAATCATGGTTCGTGGGTTAGGGATTAAGCAAGAGGATGGTGTCGCACCATTTGCGGATGTAAAAGCAGCAGATTGGTACAGCGGGGCGGTGCAAACCGCATACAAGTACAATCTGATCCGTGGATTTACAGATGGCACATTCCGTCCGAATGACAAGATTACGCGGGAGCAGGCGATGGCGATTATCGCCAAAGCGATGAAAATCACCGATCTGCAAGCGAAACTTCAGCCTAAAGAAGCAGGAGAACTGTTGCTTCCATTCATAGATGCGAAACAGGCATCGGAGTGGGCGAAGGAAGGGGTTGCAGATTGCGTGCAATCAGGTCTTGTTTCCGGTAGAAATGGTCAGCAACTGGCACCAAAAGAGTTTATCTCGAGAGCAGAGGTTGCGGCGATTGTTCAGCGACTTTTACAAAAGTCTGAGTTGATTTAA
- a CDS encoding DJ-1/PfpI family protein, with protein MKRLLLRLVVYVLSFGVFVGGIGTFGYVRSNQEYWIPTRPTPIPALQGLSVPEHNPKKPTVAVLLSNPTTEVIDFMIPYEMFAMTEAYNVYAVAPDKNMKTLSGGLDLMPHYSFDELDRLLGKSPDLIVIPAMPMVDEAKYKPIREWIQKHSDTKLLSICAGGLNLADTGLLKGKEATTDWKSFDFKETNKYPETKWRRDVRYVADGNIVSSAALTSGIDAVLYVISQQLGEPMAEKIAKEMNYPSYHFVKNPKVDPNYVDQTELIYSFNLAFQWNKKNTGVLLYNGMDEGALTAIFDTYANSGTTKVFTISSSQQPIVTKYNLNLIARYQMSNAPKLDKMFVTGTQAKTLAAEDVKQWNEKGNTKEIRFLHSDSTHRFVFDAPLEDLAKQEDILTAKYGAKRLEYRAEHLNFEGRSFSFEAFGILFSLSILAALVAFYIDRRFIMKKKTTTNGCDY; from the coding sequence ATGAAGAGATTATTACTACGTTTGGTTGTTTATGTATTGAGTTTCGGTGTGTTTGTGGGAGGGATTGGGACGTTTGGGTATGTTCGCTCTAATCAGGAATATTGGATTCCCACTCGGCCAACACCAATCCCTGCTTTACAAGGCCTGAGCGTGCCTGAACATAATCCAAAAAAACCCACAGTAGCTGTCCTTTTATCCAATCCGACGACAGAAGTGATTGATTTTATGATTCCGTATGAAATGTTTGCGATGACTGAGGCTTATAACGTATATGCAGTTGCTCCGGACAAAAACATGAAAACACTCTCTGGTGGTCTGGATCTGATGCCGCACTATTCTTTTGATGAACTGGATCGATTATTAGGAAAAAGTCCCGACCTTATTGTGATCCCGGCCATGCCTATGGTTGACGAAGCAAAATATAAACCTATCCGGGAATGGATACAAAAACATTCTGATACGAAGTTGTTAAGTATTTGCGCTGGGGGGTTGAATCTGGCCGATACAGGTTTATTAAAAGGGAAAGAAGCAACTACCGATTGGAAAAGTTTTGATTTTAAGGAAACCAATAAATATCCTGAAACAAAATGGAGAAGGGATGTGCGTTATGTCGCAGACGGGAACATCGTTTCTTCAGCAGCCCTCACTTCAGGAATTGATGCCGTCCTCTATGTGATCTCACAACAATTAGGCGAACCTATGGCGGAGAAAATAGCGAAAGAGATGAATTACCCTTCTTATCATTTCGTAAAAAATCCGAAGGTAGACCCTAATTATGTTGATCAAACCGAATTGATTTATTCGTTCAACCTAGCATTCCAATGGAACAAAAAAAACACAGGGGTATTGCTGTATAACGGGATGGATGAAGGAGCACTTACGGCGATATTTGATACTTATGCCAACTCTGGAACAACAAAAGTGTTTACCATTTCCAGCTCACAACAGCCTATCGTTACAAAGTATAATCTAAACCTGATCGCCAGATATCAAATGTCAAATGCCCCGAAATTAGACAAAATGTTTGTCACAGGAACGCAGGCAAAAACATTAGCTGCGGAGGATGTAAAACAGTGGAACGAAAAGGGCAACACAAAAGAGATTCGCTTCTTGCACAGTGATTCGACGCACCGATTTGTATTCGATGCACCTCTTGAAGATTTAGCCAAGCAAGAAGATATTCTAACCGCTAAATATGGTGCCAAACGACTCGAATACCGTGCCGAACATCTAAATTTTGAAGGCAGGTCGTTTTCCTTTGAAGCCTTCGGGATCCTATTTTCGCTTAGTATACTAGCAGCGCTGGTAGCTTTCTATATTGATAGACGATTCATCATGAAGAAAAAGACAACAACTAACGGGTGCGACTATTGA
- a CDS encoding DUF1842 domain-containing protein has translation MSTNVQEGLFLARYQIGGDKLGAPLLQLDLAVSTPKELVSGLGHITQAVNPPIDYTYHVQGNFTYMTVMPNNTHILVVGNGTQESILPGVDNSSDSPTLTFRIILEGDWKSGVANYQYLDAAGNVHHISDAPVKIVE, from the coding sequence ATGAGTACAAATGTACAAGAAGGATTGTTTCTTGCCCGTTATCAAATCGGAGGTGATAAACTAGGCGCTCCTTTACTTCAACTCGATTTAGCTGTAAGTACCCCAAAAGAGCTGGTTAGTGGACTTGGCCATATCACCCAAGCAGTAAATCCACCAATTGACTACACGTACCATGTACAAGGAAATTTCACGTACATGACCGTTATGCCTAATAATACGCACATTTTAGTGGTAGGCAACGGAACGCAAGAAAGTATTCTTCCTGGTGTAGACAACAGCTCAGATTCTCCTACTTTAACGTTCAGAATTATTTTAGAAGGAGATTGGAAATCAGGGGTAGCAAATTATCAATATCTTGATGCAGCTGGGAATGTACATCACATTTCAGATGCACCTGTGAAAATAGTAGAATAG
- a CDS encoding phage tail protein encodes MEIFMGSIIQWPMDRAPEGWKLCDGQLLPIIQYQELYSLIGNKYGGDGRTNFALPDLRGRSANPATAMNYIICINGSYPGRP; translated from the coding sequence ATGGAAATTTTTATGGGGAGTATTATACAATGGCCAATGGATCGAGCGCCTGAGGGTTGGAAGCTTTGTGATGGTCAATTACTACCAATTATTCAATATCAAGAACTGTATTCTCTAATAGGCAACAAATACGGTGGTGACGGAAGAACAAACTTTGCTTTACCCGACTTGCGTGGACGATCCGCCAATCCTGCGACAGCTATGAATTACATCATTTGCATAAACGGAAGCTATCCTGGCAGACCATAA
- a CDS encoding redoxin domain-containing protein, whose protein sequence is MKLRDEMPEFTGVAEWVNGSVAKAELAGAPVLVHFWSISCHSCKETLPQLIEWRDQYRDKGLRVISIHMPRSEKDTEVGPVKEAIQQYGLTHPVAIDNNHKIVDAYQNQYVPAYYLFDEEQKLRHYQAGEKGLSMLAKRLSRVMGSEELA, encoded by the coding sequence ATGAAATTGCGTGATGAAATGCCGGAATTTACAGGTGTGGCTGAGTGGGTAAATGGCAGCGTGGCAAAAGCCGAGCTGGCGGGTGCGCCTGTACTTGTTCATTTCTGGTCGATTAGCTGCCATTCCTGCAAAGAGACGCTGCCACAGCTGATTGAATGGCGTGATCAGTACCGGGATAAGGGGCTTCGTGTAATCAGTATTCATATGCCTCGTTCGGAAAAAGACACAGAAGTTGGCCCTGTTAAAGAAGCGATTCAGCAGTATGGTTTAACGCACCCTGTTGCAATTGATAACAACCATAAAATCGTGGACGCGTATCAAAACCAGTATGTTCCGGCTTACTACCTGTTCGACGAAGAACAGAAACTCCGTCATTATCAGGCAGGAGAGAAGGGGCTTAGCATGCTTGCGAAACGTTTGAGCCGCGTGATGGGATCGGAGGAATTGGCATAA
- the gcvH gene encoding glycine cleavage system protein GcvH — MNLPTNLKYSEEHEWVRVEGNKAYIGITEFAQSELGDIVFVELPSVGTDVKQDDPFGSVESVKTVSELYAPVSGKVIEVNKELEDSPELVNESPYEKAWMIAVELSDPSELDKLMDAAAYEAMTKE; from the coding sequence ATGAATCTACCAACCAATTTGAAATACAGCGAAGAACACGAGTGGGTGCGTGTGGAAGGAAACAAAGCATACATCGGCATTACCGAATTCGCACAGTCAGAACTCGGTGACATCGTATTTGTAGAGCTTCCGTCTGTTGGGACAGATGTGAAGCAGGACGACCCGTTCGGAAGTGTCGAGTCCGTGAAAACGGTATCAGAACTGTATGCTCCGGTTAGTGGCAAAGTGATCGAAGTGAACAAGGAGCTTGAGGATTCGCCTGAGCTTGTCAACGAATCACCCTATGAGAAAGCGTGGATGATTGCCGTTGAACTGTCTGATCCATCTGAACTGGATAAATTAATGGATGCGGCTGCATACGAAGCGATGACGAAAGAATAA
- a CDS encoding glycerol-3-phosphate responsive antiterminator, translated as MSFHGQHILPAARDMKDFEKILESPYEYGVFLDTHIARLKSLYKAAHDAKKKMFLHADLVHGLKNDEYATEYICQEFKPVGVISTRANVILKARQKGVLAIQRVFLLDTNALEKSYTLLEKTKPDYIEVLPGAIPHIITEVKQRAGIPIFAGGLIRTREDVERALAAGATAVTTSNRELWDMY; from the coding sequence ATGAGCTTTCACGGACAACATATCCTTCCAGCCGCCCGCGATATGAAAGATTTTGAGAAAATCCTTGAGAGTCCATATGAGTATGGCGTTTTTCTCGATACGCATATCGCCCGGCTCAAAAGCCTGTACAAAGCCGCACACGATGCGAAGAAAAAAATGTTCCTGCATGCGGATCTTGTCCATGGCTTGAAAAATGATGAATACGCAACGGAATACATCTGTCAGGAATTCAAGCCTGTCGGTGTCATCTCAACCCGAGCCAATGTTATTTTGAAAGCCCGGCAAAAAGGCGTGCTGGCTATTCAACGTGTATTTTTGCTTGATACAAACGCGCTTGAAAAAAGCTATACGCTTCTAGAAAAGACGAAACCAGACTATATTGAGGTGCTGCCAGGTGCGATACCGCATATCATTACCGAGGTGAAGCAGCGGGCAGGCATTCCTATTTTTGCGGGCGGCTTGATACGGACAAGAGAAGATGTAGAGCGGGCGCTCGCCGCCGGTGCAACAGCAGTAACAACTTCTAATCGCGAGCTCTGGGATATGTATTGA
- a CDS encoding MIP/aquaporin family protein, whose protein sequence is MTAFWGEVVGTMILIILGGGVCAGTALKKSFAQNSGWIVITMGWGLAVAVAAYSVGRISGAHLNPALTLALAAAGKFPWAQVPSYIAGQMLGAFLGAIVVYLHYLPHWAETEDAGTKLGVFSTGPAVSYTFANLLSEMIGTFILVLGILAIGANKFADGLNPFIVGFLIVSIGLSLGGTTGYAINPARDLGPRIAHFLLPIAGKGSSNWGYAWIPVVGPILGGMLGGLFYKAVFEHQITVGLWYVLAAIVIVLGIARVAGVKPVSGQVN, encoded by the coding sequence ATGACAGCTTTCTGGGGAGAAGTTGTAGGAACGATGATTCTCATTATTCTCGGGGGAGGTGTGTGTGCTGGCACTGCGCTTAAGAAGTCATTTGCACAGAACTCGGGTTGGATCGTCATTACGATGGGCTGGGGACTGGCTGTGGCAGTGGCTGCGTATTCGGTTGGACGCATTAGCGGCGCACATTTGAATCCTGCCCTGACATTGGCGCTTGCGGCTGCGGGAAAATTTCCGTGGGCACAAGTTCCATCCTATATTGCGGGACAGATGCTGGGGGCATTTCTTGGCGCAATTGTCGTATACTTACATTATCTGCCGCATTGGGCGGAAACAGAAGACGCAGGTACGAAACTTGGTGTATTCTCGACGGGTCCTGCAGTGTCGTATACGTTTGCCAATTTGCTTAGTGAAATGATTGGAACGTTTATTCTTGTACTTGGCATTCTTGCGATCGGTGCTAATAAATTCGCGGATGGACTCAATCCGTTCATTGTCGGGTTCCTGATTGTCAGCATCGGGCTATCGCTTGGTGGTACAACTGGATACGCGATCAATCCGGCACGGGATTTGGGACCACGTATCGCTCATTTCTTGCTGCCGATTGCAGGGAAAGGTTCATCGAACTGGGGATATGCATGGATTCCAGTTGTCGGTCCGATACTTGGCGGTATGCTAGGAGGGCTGTTTTATAAGGCAGTTTTTGAGCACCAGATAACAGTTGGGCTGTGGTATGTGCTGGCTGCGATTGTCATTGTGCTGGGGATTGCCCGTGTTGCTGGTGTGAAGCCTGTTTCTGGACAAGTAAACTAA